In the Candidatus Hydrogenedens sp. genome, one interval contains:
- a CDS encoding aromatic aminobenezylarsenical efflux permease ArsG family transporter, which produces MQFLLALSSAVYLGLLTSISPCPLATNIVAISYISKKITHPGFVLLNGFVYSIGRTIAYIILSFILVKSLLDMPFLSHFLQKYMNKVIGPLLIIVGMFLLDLIKINLNISFKMENFNKKVEEWGLLGAFLLGLLFALSFCPTSAALFFGGLIPLATKTGSDFTVPFFYGISTGIPVIIFAFLISFSTSKVSKAYNFLSSAELWARRITGIIFILVGIYLTLINIFKISLS; this is translated from the coding sequence ATGCAATTTTTATTGGCTCTCTCATCTGCGGTATATCTGGGTCTCCTAACATCTATCAGTCCCTGCCCTCTTGCAACAAATATTGTTGCTATCTCCTATATATCTAAGAAAATAACGCACCCCGGTTTCGTTCTATTGAATGGGTTTGTTTATTCCATAGGTAGAACTATTGCCTATATTATACTCAGTTTTATACTTGTGAAAAGTTTGTTAGATATGCCGTTTCTTTCACATTTCCTGCAGAAATATATGAATAAAGTTATTGGACCTCTTCTTATCATCGTAGGGATGTTTCTTCTCGACCTTATAAAAATTAATCTCAATATATCTTTTAAGATGGAAAACTTTAATAAGAAAGTTGAAGAGTGGGGATTGTTAGGGGCTTTTCTACTTGGATTACTTTTTGCCTTATCCTTTTGTCCAACCTCCGCTGCATTATTTTTTGGTGGATTAATACCGTTGGCTACAAAAACAGGCTCTGATTTTACAGTCCCATTTTTCTATGGAATTAGCACGGGTATTCCCGTTATTATTTTTGCTTTTCTTATTTCATTTAGCACATCCAAAGTTAGTAAAGCATATAATTTTTTATCATCTGCCGAACTCTGGGCACGAAGGATTACAGGGATAATTTTTATCCTTGTGGGTATTTATTTAACCCTCATTAATATATTCAAGATAAGTCTTTCCTGA
- a CDS encoding permease: MNFKQEWKILFLIVLIFFVCYFLPVGTPRFDNAVMEALYLIKWYAREHVLLCLVPAFFIAGAIGVFISQNSVMKYLGADANKFIAYGVASVSGTILAVCSCTVLPLFSGIYKMGAGLGPATAFLYSGPAINVLAIILTARILGLELGLARAIGAVLFSIIIGLLMFLIFRKEEIQRTQRHANMPVSEPTRPLWKTAVFFASMIAILVFANWGKPESNTGFWYFMFQYKWIFTSLSGVILGIILGLWFEIQWWKIIVTAMACIIVAILFPHEPVVAFSVGFIGLSIITLTGTDETKEWFSSTWNFAKQILPLLLAGVFIAGFLLGRPGNEGVIPNAWVYTAVGGNSIRANFLASIVGAFMYFATLTEVPILQGLIGSGMGKGPALALLLAGPALSLPSMIVIYNILGLKKTVTYISLVVIMATITGILFGVIV, encoded by the coding sequence ATGAATTTCAAACAAGAGTGGAAAATTTTATTTCTGATTGTCTTAATATTTTTTGTCTGTTATTTTCTCCCTGTTGGGACACCTCGTTTTGATAATGCAGTAATGGAAGCACTTTATCTGATTAAATGGTATGCACGGGAACATGTATTACTATGCCTTGTTCCTGCTTTTTTTATTGCGGGTGCTATCGGTGTGTTTATCAGTCAGAACTCCGTTATGAAATATCTCGGAGCCGATGCCAATAAGTTTATCGCTTATGGAGTAGCATCGGTATCAGGAACGATTCTGGCTGTCTGTTCCTGCACCGTGTTACCTCTTTTTAGTGGTATATACAAAATGGGTGCAGGATTAGGACCTGCCACTGCGTTTCTCTACTCCGGGCCAGCAATTAATGTATTAGCCATTATCCTTACAGCCCGTATATTAGGTTTAGAATTAGGGCTTGCTCGTGCTATAGGAGCAGTTTTATTTAGTATTATTATTGGACTGTTAATGTTTCTAATCTTTCGCAAGGAGGAAATCCAGCGAACTCAAAGGCATGCAAACATGCCTGTTTCAGAACCTACACGACCTCTATGGAAAACTGCCGTTTTCTTTGCATCCATGATAGCAATACTTGTATTTGCAAATTGGGGAAAACCCGAAAGTAATACAGGGTTCTGGTATTTTATGTTTCAATATAAATGGATATTTACTTCTCTTTCCGGAGTTATTTTAGGGATTATTCTTGGATTATGGTTTGAAATTCAATGGTGGAAAATTATTGTTACTGCTATGGCATGTATTATCGTTGCAATTCTTTTTCCACATGAACCCGTAGTAGCATTTTCTGTTGGTTTTATCGGTCTTTCAATTATCACACTGACAGGAACAGATGAAACAAAGGAGTGGTTCTCCTCCACATGGAATTTTGCTAAACAGATACTTCCTCTTTTACTCGCTGGTGTATTTATAGCAGGCTTTTTATTAGGCAGACCGGGTAATGAAGGGGTAATTCCCAATGCATGGGTCTATACCGCAGTAGGAGGAAATTCCATCCGTGCCAATTTCCTCGCATCTATAGTTGGCGCTTTCATGTATTTTGCCACACTCACGGAAGTCCCCATATTGCAGGGGTTAATCGGTTCCGGTATGGGCAAAGGACCTGCATTAGCACTTTTATTAGCAGGTCCTGCATTATCTCTTCCCAGCATGATAGTTATATACAATATTTTAGGATTGAAAAAAA
- a CDS encoding nitrophenyl compound nitroreductase subunit ArsF family protein, with product MKNIISALLILFVCVSLGYLVYSEVRNNRVIVSDVKKQVKEEVPQEDSTSSKDTATNSKINEKVIVYYFHGTARCPTCRAIEKYAKEAVENAFKTELETGKLEFRSVNVEEPQNEHFIQDFQLSTRCVVVEWNVNGKPQDWKRLERVWELVHGDKVKYYDYIQENVRHYLKG from the coding sequence ATGAAAAATATTATCTCTGCTTTACTAATTCTTTTTGTTTGTGTTTCATTAGGTTATCTTGTATATTCAGAAGTCAGAAACAATCGAGTTATTGTTTCTGATGTGAAGAAACAAGTTAAAGAAGAGGTTCCACAAGAGGATAGCACTTCTTCAAAAGATACTGCCACTAATTCAAAAATTAATGAAAAGGTTATTGTGTATTATTTTCATGGAACTGCTCGTTGTCCTACATGTCGAGCAATTGAAAAGTATGCAAAAGAAGCAGTTGAAAATGCCTTCAAGACGGAATTGGAAACAGGGAAGTTGGAATTCCGAAGTGTAAATGTTGAGGAACCGCAAAATGAGCATTTTATACAGGACTTTCAACTATCTACACGTTGTGTTGTTGTAGAATGGAATGTAAATGGAAAACCTCAAGACTGGAAACGTTTAGAGAGGGTCTGGGAACTGGTTCATGGAGATAAAGTAAAATATTATGACTACATACAGGAAAATGTCCGTCACTATTTGAAGGGATAA
- a CDS encoding metalloregulator ArsR/SmtB family transcription factor, with amino-acid sequence MNKKLKDKYELHAQVLKALSHSTRLFIVNELAQNEKCVCELQELIEDDISTISKHLSVLKQAGIIEDRKEGLRVYYRLKLKCLPMFLSCIENIIIEKAKMQFEILNLSQE; translated from the coding sequence ATGAACAAAAAATTAAAAGACAAATATGAATTACATGCTCAGGTACTAAAGGCTCTATCTCATTCAACACGACTTTTCATCGTCAATGAATTAGCCCAAAATGAAAAATGCGTCTGCGAACTACAAGAATTGATTGAAGATGACATATCTACAATTTCAAAACATCTATCTGTATTAAAACAGGCAGGTATTATCGAAGACCGAAAAGAAGGTTTACGGGTATATTATCGGTTAAAGTTAAAATGTCTCCCTATGTTTTTATCATGCATAGAAAACATAATTATTGAAAAAGCAAAAATGCAATTTGAGATTTTAAATCTATCCCAAGAATAA
- a CDS encoding thioredoxin family protein has translation MKEIKVLGPGCMKCVQLYNNAKTAVDELKMECDIEKVSDIQKIMDYGVMMTPALVVDGEVKTAGKVPSVEEIKKILAS, from the coding sequence ATGAAAGAAATTAAAGTGTTAGGTCCCGGTTGTATGAAATGCGTTCAATTATATAACAACGCAAAAACCGCAGTAGATGAACTTAAAATGGAATGTGATATTGAAAAAGTTTCCGACATCCAGAAAATCATGGACTATGGAGTTATGATGACACCCGCACTGGTTGTTGATGGTGAAGTAAAGACAGCAGGGAAAGTCCCTTCCGTTGAAGAAATAAAAAAGATATTAGCATCATAA